One region of Candidatus Zixiibacteriota bacterium genomic DNA includes:
- the rpsI gene encoding 30S ribosomal protein S9, producing the protein MNETVYSATGRRKESVARISMKVGGGVMVINKKSAREYLKRDVLVDIINQPLEETDTKGKLDISCNVRGGGHSGQAGAIRLAIARALALLDPDLRPALRKKGYLTRDARIVERKKYGRPKARKRFQYSKR; encoded by the coding sequence ATGAACGAGACTGTTTATTCGGCAACTGGAAGACGAAAAGAATCGGTTGCGCGCATTTCGATGAAGGTCGGCGGCGGCGTGATGGTCATTAACAAGAAGTCCGCTCGGGAATATCTCAAACGGGATGTTCTGGTGGATATTATCAATCAGCCGTTGGAAGAAACCGACACCAAGGGCAAGCTGGATATCAGCTGTAATGTTCGCGGGGGCGGGCATTCCGGTCAAGCCGGTGCCATTCGCCTGGCGATTGCCAGGGCCCTGGCTCTTCTGGATCCCGATCTGCGGCCGGCCCTGCGCAAAAAGGGTTATCTGACTCGTGATGCGCGGATTGTGGAACGTAAGAAGTACGGCCGCCCGAAAGCCCGGAAAAGATTCCAGTATTCGAAACGATAA
- the rplM gene encoding 50S ribosomal protein L13, producing MKTYLPNIDELHKNRKWHLIDLKGLTLGRAAIKVADILRGKDKPIFAPHLDTGDYVIAINASHVKVTGKKEENMEYFRYSGYPGGLKKVSFRKMMDTNSPGVFTHAVKGMLPKNKLGRKMIKKLHVYADENHPHQAQKPEDLKLFES from the coding sequence ATGAAGACGTATTTACCTAATATTGACGAGTTGCACAAGAACCGGAAATGGCATCTCATCGATCTGAAAGGGCTGACTCTGGGACGGGCCGCTATCAAAGTTGCCGATATTCTGCGCGGAAAAGATAAACCGATTTTTGCACCTCATCTGGATACCGGCGATTATGTGATAGCCATCAATGCCTCCCATGTCAAAGTCACCGGCAAAAAAGAAGAGAATATGGAATATTTCCGCTACTCCGGTTATCCCGGCGGTTTGAAAAAGGTTTCTTTCAGGAAGATGATGGATACCAATTCTCCCGGTGTTTTTACTCATGCGGTAAAAGGGATGCTTCCCAAAAACAAGCTGGGGCGTAAGATGATTAAGAAATTGCATGTTTATGCCGATGAAAATCATCCCCATCAGGCGCAGAAACCCGAAGATCTGAAACTATTTGAATCCTGA
- a CDS encoding SprT-like domain-containing protein, whose amino-acid sequence MKKKKHSRKALAQVNFDLFQPVILPPQDRHEVFIPGTDDFVGLELPSVPELYTMFDRINREYFQGHLPSVHISYSNRMLIAGSFTPSQNEIKIGRRYHEIFPEDIEDTLKHEMIHIINLKHDHSFRQVADRIGASLKARSHPSLRASFKYLYVCPACGREYPRRKRLRMASCGICTRGKSFDPKFKLYLKKTVRARKAGD is encoded by the coding sequence ATGAAAAAGAAAAAACACAGCCGAAAAGCCCTGGCTCAGGTCAATTTCGACCTTTTCCAGCCGGTCATACTGCCGCCTCAGGACCGGCACGAGGTTTTTATTCCTGGGACCGATGATTTTGTCGGACTGGAACTGCCGAGTGTGCCGGAGTTATATACTATGTTCGATCGTATTAACCGGGAATATTTTCAGGGTCATCTGCCGTCGGTCCATATTTCCTATTCCAATCGCATGTTAATTGCGGGATCGTTCACACCGTCGCAGAATGAAATTAAGATCGGGCGCCGTTACCATGAAATTTTCCCGGAAGATATCGAAGACACTCTGAAACATGAGATGATACATATTATAAATCTTAAGCATGATCACTCGTTCCGTCAGGTAGCCGACCGGATTGGGGCCTCGCTAAAAGCCCGCAGTCATCCGTCGTTACGTGCCAGTTTTAAATATCTCTATGTTTGTCCGGCCTGCGGGCGGGAATATCCGCGGCGCAAACGATTGCGAATGGCCTCCTGTGGTATCTGCACCAGAGGAAAATCATTCGATCCAAAGTTTAAGCTGTATTTGAAAAAAACAGTCAGAGCCAGAAAGGCCGGGGATTAA
- a CDS encoding DUF1028 domain-containing protein has translation MNRRDKAGKLVLIAVSLVFLIIPPAARATFSIVAVDTVTGAVGSAGASCIAGSQMIHDCIESIGAINTQAYYLAANQNNAHNLMLSGLTPDSIISWLVNNDVEGMPIFRQYGVVTLAGGGTSAGFTGEANSPWRGHLTGPGYSIQGNILLDSAVIAGMETAYLNTEGPLEEKLMAALNAADIPGADTRCMSCNKPAISAFIKVIHPGDGETPYLYRYVNNTTCDINPMDSLRLKYDLWKALKYADAGQSQAEITPEIIPSGGIDTAIITVTPLNYAGEPPTEEASVSLANSGNGILSDVNDNGDGTFNAIITAAMTPGYDTITAVVTAGGEVVELNTRPVIWYYLCGDVNATGAVNVLDITYLIKYLYLYGFAPNPSPSGDVNTSGAINILDVTYLINYLYKDGPDPICK, from the coding sequence ATGAATCGCAGGGATAAAGCCGGGAAACTGGTCTTAATTGCCGTTTCCTTGGTGTTCCTCATAATCCCGCCCGCCGCCCGGGCCACTTTCTCGATCGTGGCCGTGGATACCGTCACCGGGGCGGTCGGCAGTGCCGGGGCTTCCTGTATCGCCGGCTCCCAGATGATTCATGATTGTATCGAAAGCATCGGTGCCATCAACACCCAGGCCTACTATCTGGCGGCCAACCAGAACAATGCCCACAACCTGATGTTATCAGGCTTGACGCCGGATTCAATAATAAGCTGGCTGGTCAACAATGATGTCGAGGGGATGCCGATCTTCCGCCAGTATGGAGTGGTCACCCTGGCCGGAGGCGGCACCTCGGCCGGTTTCACCGGCGAGGCCAATTCCCCCTGGCGGGGCCATCTCACCGGACCGGGATATTCCATTCAGGGCAATATTCTGCTCGACTCGGCAGTCATCGCCGGGATGGAAACGGCCTATCTTAACACCGAGGGACCGCTCGAGGAAAAACTGATGGCGGCGCTTAATGCCGCCGATATCCCCGGGGCCGATACCCGCTGTATGTCATGTAATAAACCGGCTATTTCTGCCTTTATAAAAGTGATTCACCCCGGCGATGGTGAAACACCGTACCTGTACCGGTATGTTAACAATACCACCTGCGATATCAATCCAATGGATTCGCTTCGGCTTAAGTACGATCTCTGGAAGGCTCTGAAATATGCCGATGCCGGCCAGTCACAGGCTGAAATCACACCCGAAATTATTCCTTCCGGAGGTATTGATACTGCCATCATTACCGTAACCCCGCTGAATTATGCCGGTGAGCCACCGACCGAGGAGGCCTCGGTCAGCCTGGCAAATTCCGGCAACGGTATCCTGTCGGACGTCAACGACAATGGCGACGGGACATTCAACGCCATCATAACCGCGGCCATGACCCCAGGTTACGACACCATCACAGCCGTCGTCACGGCCGGGGGAGAGGTGGTTGAATTGAATACCAGGCCGGTCATCTGGTATTATTTATGCGGCGATGTTAATGCCACCGGCGCGGTTAACGTATTGGATATCACATACTTAATAAAGTACCTGTATTTATATGGTTTTGCCCCGAACCCGTCGCCATCGGGTGATGTCAATACCAGTGGAGCTATTAATATTCTCGATGTTACCTATCTGATAAATTACCTTTATAAGGATGGCCCGGATCCAATCTGCAAATAA